The Culex pipiens pallens isolate TS chromosome 2, TS_CPP_V2, whole genome shotgun sequence DNA window ACGATGTGAAGTGAGCAGGGAAATTGGATTTCAATGACGCCAGCTGGTGGCCAATACGAGAACTAAAATTTTCCCTGCTAACGTTTCCCTGCTCAAGTAACATCAGTATTAAAATCAAGTAAATAACACAGAAAGAGGGCATAACTTCGAATGTAGAGATCCTTGTGAACACTCTACCAAAACTCAAGGGCAACGTTGGAGCTTTCGGCGCGCAATTGCTCAGCGTAGTCTTCGCTTTCGTAATCACTGCGCTGAATACTGATCGTCTTCAGGGCACGAAGGCGAGCAACCGCGGTGCGAATGTTGAAAAAGCAGCGTTTGCCAAATCGTAGCTCCTTCACCAGTGGCGAGTGCTGCGACATCATTTCAAAGACGGCTTCGTCGACGTACGTGATTCCAGCAGCTTCGAAGCGTTCCAGGTTCGGGAAGACTTTGACGACGGCAAGCAAATCTCGTGGGTCTGCGTCGACGATCTTTAGCGAGCGAACGCTGGAGCTGGTGGAGTCGACGTCGTCGGACCTGCTGAAATATTCGTTTTCGTTGAGCTCAACGTGGATCAACGATTTCAGCCGCGCCAGGTCCGACAGTCGTGGCAGGGAGCAGAACTCCAGAGTGAGTCTGGACACGTTAGTTCCCTGAAGGTCCGTTAGAACTTGGCTCGAAAGATGGCAACGAGAAAGACTAAGATCTCGCAGGTTCGTAAGATTGCATCCAGTTAAAATTAGCAGTTCCTTCGTCGGAATAAGCCAATGTCCGTGAGAAATCTTCAACGATTCGATGTTAGACAGTTTCCGCAAAGACAACGATGGCTGGTGGTTGCCTTGTTCACTAATCACAACCCGCAGGTTCTTAAGCTTCGACAGAACTGAGATGATTTCATTGAGATTCTGCAATTTTGAACGGTGGAATTAATCTAAAGATCTTAGTAACAGCGAAATATTTACCTGAATGGAGATAACACACAGCAGATTCAGCTCTTCGAGATTGGGCTGCTGTTCGACAAAACGAAGAGTATCCCGCCCCCATCCGTCCACAGCGAGCCGGGCCAAGCGTAATTCCTTGATTCGGACCAGGTCATCAATCATTCGCTCAGGCAGATGGAATTGAAGTTCTTTCAGCGTTCTACGAGTGCTGTTTATAAAGGCGACGATTTCCTTCTCCAAATCTGGTCTATAACTGATGTAGTCATTCAGCTTGAGGACCGTTAGCTGTGGGCACATCAACCTGCAGAAGCTCAGAATATTTGGCATTGGGTGGTTGATGCTCAGCTCCTCCAACTTGTCGAGCCGGATGCTGGGAACACCACTACCGAACCAGTGCGATCGCACAATGAGCTTAAGCTGCTTCAGGTTGGGCAGTTCCTTCAACAGCCCGGTCAGCAGCACTTCCGTGCCGCTGAACTTCACGCTAAGCGTGCGCAACGTCGTCCCCAACGGCTTTAGCCAGTTTTCCCTCGGTTTGTGGATTCCGATCTGCTCAAATTCCAACTTGGCCCGCGTGTAACCGCTTCCTGTGGCCAGCAGTTTCCGCACCAGCTTGCGATCTTCCTTGAAGTTGTCCGTTGTGAGGGTGAGGACGAATTTGGCCATCAGTCGGGACGAGCCCCGGATGATCTGGTTCCAGCTGCTGCAGGTGAGCCGGGCCGACCGGAGCCAATAGGCGTTCAGATTGCGGAAGATGAGCTCCCACATCTCCGGCGGAAGATCCGCCGCTGGGCGCACTCGCTTCACCTCCGGGAACGCGTCCTCCTCTTCGACGTCAGAGGGGAGTTTGTGCTTGAGCGATTCCATCTGGCGGTGGTGCTCAAGTGGGTGCGCGGTTTCTGTTTGGTTGAACAGtggttttcatttcatttttccacAAAATCGCAATCATGCACGTAAAACTTACCAAAATTTCCAAGGTTTCAACTGGCGATCCAAATTCCGGTGCATACAAAGACAATTCGTAGAACACAATAAAAGCAAAGGTTGCTAGAAGTAGGACAAGGGGTCAGACATAAATGACGCTGTGTTGAAACTTTAACCTTTTTACACGCTCATtcaaaatacactcaaaccccgatggtttgacaccaactgttgtcaaacgaacggggtcactttttagtttgacaccccttttacacggagctcacacacactaccaaacgtttgttttgatagtgtgcgtgagcgccgtgtataaagtgacagttcgtcactttttagtttgactttgaacaaccaacggggtacaaactaaaaagtgaccaaccaccgggggttgagtgtacagagcggattcgttaattcgaatttcgCTACTTCGAATGCTCGCTGATTCGAATTTCGCAACTTTGAATGCTCGCTGATTCGAATGAATTCGaattaaaaaacactcaaacggCTCAAACGCTtgctcaaacgtcaaaattaagtTGTCAAACAGATTGTAGGGCTACCATCTTGTTCGACGAAGTCAGTTCGACGCTGCCGTGATAACTTGTCGCAGATTGAAAAGGCAAAGACCAGCAATGAGACGCGTTAAAACCTCggttattgcgcgtattcccgagaaagacacgcggcaaaccagcctcggaacgacgcgccgcactttcggcaaatgcgcgctgtcaaatcccatactgtgcgttttgtttttgttgatcttcttcttcgaattgcataagaagtaggcgtggctgaatggttacgctgttcgctttgaaagcggaaggttctgggttcgattcccatctgctcctatcgagaaattatggaaagaaggaattctgaacacttgaatatgaacgaaaaattcattagctcgcggcggggttcgatcccccgtcctttgggtcagcagacaaaaatgctaaccaccagacaatcgaggcttagttgactAGGAGGATTAAGAataatgctataagaatccaagaaacttgattggaatgtgaacctaagaacaggacatgcaatattgaatgcaagttgaatttaagaactttaCTGGTTGCATACTCGTTAGGCGaacattgaactttcaacacgaccagaattcaccacaaaaaaaaagcttggtgaaccgaattggaaagcttccaaaatgaatccaagaacatacgaagaaataaggactataaatagatttgaccggccacatcacttaccacggtgaatcctggcttcacacccatcttactaacaccctcaaacctcacatgatactttgtcgaagacgcagccgatttagcggtcttcatcactcaagtatcggactaaaattcctatccacttccccgtgtcttaccactggtcgtggccggcgctgtgattggctagcatgatagggacatttcaaagttgcgaagtggtgatgattggttcctactcttcatctgtggtccacggagcaattcttggaggtcctggtcaataacagagtagcaactacgggtagataccaatgctatgctatgctatcttcttcttcgaattgcatggcattgttgccgggaatgttttttattgcactaaaagtgccgaaaatcgctggcaacaatgtcagCGGCACATTCtaaaatgccgcgcggcgtgtacttttgaaagaaacggacaatacgATTACCTTGACGATTACACTTTTTGTGTAATCATagtcgaactgaaaaaatctcggAAAAACTCGTATGAAAAAGATGAAAATGAACTCAAGGAGCTATTACATTACACTGATTACaataccgcaaacaaacaaactcgcactttttcgtgtttgacagtttgccaaactcgcaaacagtgcaaaatgtatgcaggatgacgtttgtacaaacaaatccaagCAAACatacaaagcaggcaaactgtaaaaaagtgcgagtttgtttgctatagtgtaatggctccttcagcaaagtgcgattttcagtacAGTGTAGAAAGGCCAAATCAAGCGTCATTTATGTCTAGCTCCTTGTTCTACATCCAGCCAGCTTTGCCTTTGTTCTACGCTTTTTGAAAAGTGCGCAAATTGTCATTGCAAGCAACGGAATTT harbors:
- the LOC120428718 gene encoding uncharacterized protein LOC120428718 → MESLKHKLPSDVEEEDAFPEVKRVRPAADLPPEMWELIFRNLNAYWLRSARLTCSSWNQIIRGSSRLMAKFVLTLTTDNFKEDRKLVRKLLATGSGYTRAKLEFEQIGIHKPRENWLKPLGTTLRTLSVKFSGTEVLLTGLLKELPNLKQLKLIVRSHWFGSGVPSIRLDKLEELSINHPMPNILSFCRLMCPQLTVLKLNDYISYRPDLEKEIVAFINSTRRTLKELQFHLPERMIDDLVRIKELRLARLAVDGWGRDTLRFVEQQPNLEELNLLCVISIQNLNEIISVLSKLKNLRVVISEQGNHQPSLSLRKLSNIESLKISHGHWLIPTKELLILTGCNLTNLRDLSLSRCHLSSQVLTDLQGTNVSRLTLEFCSLPRLSDLARLKSLIHVELNENEYFSRSDDVDSTSSSVRSLKIVDADPRDLLAVVKVFPNLERFEAAGITYVDEAVFEMMSQHSPLVKELRFGKRCFFNIRTAVARLRALKTISIQRSDYESEDYAEQLRAESSNVALEFW